From Mercenaria mercenaria strain notata unplaced genomic scaffold, MADL_Memer_1 contig_1998, whole genome shotgun sequence, a single genomic window includes:
- the LOC128552067 gene encoding uncharacterized protein LOC128552067, with translation MAVLFILDADASGIGIGSVLAQEQGGRERVIAYASRGLNKTERNYCITEQELLAVVFFIQYFRQYLLGRRFLVRTDHQALVWLFSLSPAQPSCKGTSIEQGTRADKVRGANEHSDTDTDDSAPSTSKDMEDKAVHPWLELYSPKKMAEKQRADPEIAPIISALAENIKPSSTAMEMESQATRQYYVFWDSLYMKENVLCRRFRKKNGTDEYNQIKKSRTSPRNPKGNGQVERYNKSLLKMIKAFLIDQDEWDLFLGCIAGAYRSSPSESKNSTKLTPNLMCFGREVRLPADLVYGVREVDSIPSYRSHVEAIQEHMFRAHEVARAYLKVSAKRSKDLYDTKLAFVTYKPGDLVWMLHETRKIGVTPKLEKKYDGPFVVTEKTSPVNFVVQTDRNGRTVLIHHDKLKHYNGSNVPKWASKAVKKIVNKC, from the exons ATGGCCGTGTTGTTCATTCTTGATGCAGATGCTTCGGGGATCGGAATCGGTTCCGTGTTGGCCCAAGAGCAAGGTGGACGTGAAAGGGTGATCGCATATGCGAGCAGAGGATTAAACAAGACAGAGCGAAACTACTGCATAACTGAGCAAGAGCTGCTAGCTGTGGTctttttcattcagtattttCGCCAATATCTTCTGGGACGGCGTTTCTTAGTCCGAACAGACCATCAAGCTTTGGTCTGGTTGTTCAGCCTCAGCCCAGCG CAACCAAGCTGTAAGGGCACAAGCATAGAGCAAGGAACTAGAGCCGACAAAGTTAGGGGCGCTAATGAGCACAGTGATACGGACACCGATGACTCGGCTCCAAGCACCTCAAAAGACATGGAGGATAAAGCTGTCCATCCTTGGCTTGAACTATATTCTCCCAAGAAGATGGCTGAAAAACAGAGGGCCGATCCAGAGATTGCGCCGATCATCAGTGCACTGGCAGAGAACATAAAACCAAGCAGCACTGCCATGGAGATGGAAAGTCAAGCAACAAGGCAGTACTATGTTTTCTGGGATTCACTTTACATGAAGGAAAATGTCCTCTGCAGAAGATTTCGTAAGAAGAATGGTACCGACGAGTACAACCAG ATAAAGAAGAGCAGAACAAGCCCAAGAAACCCGAAGGGGAATGGCCAAGTAGAGCGCTACAATAAAAGTCTcctgaaaatgataaaagcttTCCTCATTGACCAGGATGAGTGGGACCTTTTCTTGGGATGCATAGCTGGGGCATACCGTTCCTCTCCCAGTGAGTCAAAAAACTCAACGAAACTTACACCAAATCTGATGTGCTTTGGGCGCGAGGTAAGACTTCCAGCTGACCTGGTGTATGGTGTTAGGGAAGTTGACAGCATTCCGTCATACAGATCACACGTGGAAGCCATTCAAGAGCACATGTTCCGTGCACACGAAGTAGCGAGAGCCTACCTGAAAGTCAGCGCAAAACGCAGCAAAGACCTGTATGATACCAAATTAGCATTTGTGACTTACAAGCCTGGAGACCTAGTGTGGATGTTACATGAAACCAGAAAGATTGGGGTTACTCCGAAACTGGAAAAGAAGTATGATGGTCCTTTTGTTGTTACCGAGAAGACATCACCTGTGAACTTTGTTGTTCAGACTGATCGCAATGGGCGTACTGTGTTAATACATCACGACAAGTTAAAACACTATAATGGGTCAAATGTACCAAAATGGGCCAGTAAAGCGGTCAAAAAGATTGTGAATAAATGCTAG